One Citrus sinensis cultivar Valencia sweet orange chromosome 5, DVS_A1.0, whole genome shotgun sequence genomic window, CAGACTTTGGAAGTTTTCATGGATGACTTCTCAGTTTTTGGAGAAACATACAATGATTGTTTACACAACTTggaagaagttcttaaaagatgtgagATGACCAACTTAGTACTCAATTCGGAAAAGTGTCATTTCATGGTGCAAGAAGGAATAGTGTTGGGTCACAAGATATCCAAGGATGGTATTGAGGTAGACAAAGCTAAGATAGAGGTAATAGATAAACTGCCACCTCCAACTTCAGTAAAGGGAATTAGGAGTTTTTTGGACCGTGCTGGATTCTACAGAAGATTCATTAAGCATTTTTCCAAAGTAGCTAAACCACTGTGTTCATTGCTGGAGCATGACAAACCGTTTCACTTTGACAAAGATTGCCTTCAAGCAtttggagaattaaagaaagcttTGATCACTGCTCCAGTAGTTATATCTCCAGACTGGACTTTAccatttgaattgatgtgtgATACTAGTGATCACTCTGTGGGGGCAGTATTAGGGCAAAGAAAGGATAAAGTTTTTCACTTCATCTACTATGCAAGCAAAACTCTCactcaaactcaaatcaattaCACCACTACAGAGAAAGAGTTGCTAGTAGTAGTATTtgcttttgacaaattcagaGCCTACTTAGTAGGCACTAGAGTGACTGTATATACAGACCATGCAGCAATCaaatacttaatttcaaagaaggaTGCCAAGCCAAGATTAATTAGATGGATTTTATTGCTTTAAGAATTTGATctggaaattaaagatagaaagggGACTGAGAATCAAGTAGCAGACCACCTGTCACGGCTGGATGCAGACACAAGCACATTGACCAGGAACGACATCACTGAAACTTTTCCTGATGAACAGCTGTTGGTAGTACAATAAGCACAGATGCTGCAGCAGTCAGAATCTCCATAGtatgcagattttgctaaCTATTTAGTAAGTGGGTTGCTACCACCTGAGCTAaagttttaagagaaaaagaaatttcttcatgatgttagaAGTTATCAGTGGGATGACCCACATTTATATAAGCTATGCTCAGATCAAGTAATAAGAAGATGTGTTGCAGCAGAAGAGATACCCCATATACTGGAGTCATGTCATGCTGCAGCATatggaggacattttggtgGTCACAGAACAGCTGTCAAAGTTCTGCAATTAGGTTATTATTGGCCcactatttttaaagatacttatgaatttgttaaatgttgtgaCAGGTGTCGAAGGACAGGGAACATAAGTAGAAGACATGAAATGCCACTGACCAACATCCTGGAAGTGGAAGTTTTTTATGTCTGGAGAATAGATTTTATGGGACCCTTCCCGCCATCTTTTGGGAACTTATATATCCTTGTTGCTGTGGATTATGTCTCCAAGTGGGTAGAAGCTGCAGCATTACCTACCAATGATGCTAAAACAGTTGTGGCTTTTCTTCagaaaaatgttttctctAGGTTTGGCACTCCTAGagcaattattagtgatgaGGGCACAcatttttacaacaaaatctTTGCTGCAGCAATGATGAAATATGGAGTCAGGCTGAAGTGTCCaacagagaaattaaaaagatcttaGAAAAAGTGGTGAATCCAATAAGGAAGGATTGGTCTTTACACTTGCATGACTCTCTATGGGCCTACAGAACAGCATACAAAACTCCACTCGGAATGTCTCACTACCGAATTGTTTATGGCAAAGCTTGTCATTTGCCACTAGAGCTAGAGCATAAAGCACATTGGGcactgaagaaattaaattgggatatGCATGCTGCAACAGAGCAAAGGAAACTTCAACTttgtgagcttgatgaattacaactattttcatatgaaaatgcaagaatctATAAAGAGAGGACAAAACACTGGCACGACAAGCATATTCAGCACAGGAAATTCAACCCTAGTCAATTAGTATTGCTCCACAATACAAGACTAAGATTATTTTTGGGAAAGCTCAAGTTACGATGGTCTAGCCCGTTTAAGTTgttaaaatcttattctcaTGGAGTTGTTGATCTTCTAGATGAACAAACAGGCCACGAATTCAAAGTTAATGGACACAGGGTTAAGCATTACATACATCCAGCAGTAGAATGTTCAAAGGAGATGTTACTCCTTAAAGAACCCAGCTATTGAACAATGAAGGAAGGTCAGGCTGAAGGACCTTAAATCAAGCGCTCCATGGGAAGCAGCCCATTGGGGAGACAACCACTTCAAACCAATTTTGATCTCCTTTGGTTTAGTTGACAGCTCTCCCTCCttaccattttatttaattttgttctttcattctagctatttaattttatcttttcaaattattgcattctttaattttgctatcatttaatctatttatttttaaatgttagaattaatttgaatttgtggGAAGTATGTGTAACAATTGAATTCCATACTGACAAGTGAGGTTGTATGGTGGCAGAGTATAGAGGTGAGCCACGTGTCAGAGGCTTTAGTGTGGAGTATGTACCGTTGCTAGAGTAAGCGAATGGGTGCTGCAGCAACCAATTTTACCGTTACAATAAATTGAAAGATGAAGCCTCTCACTTACCGTTGGAGATAAATCATGACAGATGGAGGCTTCGATGTGGATAGAAATTGCAAATAAATCTCCGAAATTAATGCCTTAAATTACCTAGCCGATGTTTTTGGGATACGcgctttaaattaaaaaatattttcttccctCATTTATCTTTAGTTACCGTATTTATCTCCAATTAAAAGTCCACTATAAAAAAGTCATTGTACTTAGTGCTCTACACCACTATTCCCCATCTCCTTCGCAAATCCAACTCTCCTAATTCTTAgcctcttcttctctttttactcTCAGGAACAGTAGACTAAATTTGTTACTGCTACAGCAATGCCGAGATATAAGAAAACAGCAAGCCGCCTCAAAGATCCGTCACGATTCTAAAGTTACCACGccgaaaaaaaatatgaagaattcatAGAGCCGCGTAGGATTCTGGAAGAAAAAAGGTTTCAATTTCCAGACCAACTCACGGGAATTGTGCAAACAATTCATAATGCTGCAGCAAAGCGAGGATGGCTAGAGTTTTACAAACACCCTCGGGATCCTGTGCTGCCTGTAGTAAAAGAATTTTACGCCAATTTGGTAAGCCCTGATCAGCACAACATTTGGATAAGAAATACACTTGTCCCATTAGACTCTCGTGTTATCAATGCTTTTTATAACTTACCTGCTGAAATTACTTGTGAGTATGCTAAGTTGCGTGATAAGTTAACCCCGAAAAAGTGGAACACCATTTTTACAACTCTTACAATCGAAAGAGCATCATGGGCTAACAAGGAAGGGCGTGTAGTTAATAGGATAGATTTGAAACCTATTGCTAAGATGTGGgtgaaatttctgaaatctAGGCTTATGCCCACCACTCACACTACTACAGTTTTGCAAGAAAGGTTGGTCTTGTTATATGTCATAGTTCGCGGGCTTCCCATAGATGTGGGTAGCATCATCGCAAAAGAAATCCGAGATTGTGCAGTCAAGACTCACCGAACTGCTGCTTTGCTATTTCCATCACTCGTTACTAGCATTTGTGTAGTTTCAGGTGTTCATCTTGACGCCAGAGATGACCATGTCAAGAATGATGGTGCCTTTACGGCATGAACCATTGAGAGAGTTGCTGGTGAGAGTGCTGGAACAACCACTGAACCAGCTGCTGAGACAGGAGCAAGATGAGCTATTGGCTTAGAAAAGACCATCCAGGCACTCAGCACAAGTATAACTCAATGTACGGAACCACAGCAGTGGGAAAACGATCGATTTTGGAGCTATCTCCAGCACCTGGACAACCAACTACACCAATTTTCTCTGTACATGAAACGCACTCACCGGAACTTCCTTGATGCACTGCTCCAGCAGTACAATTTTGACACCAACACCACAAATGCATCAACAGAGGCTAGTGCAGAAGCCACTGCCACAGAGGAACCAGCAGAAGATGCTACAGCCGAACCTCAAGCAGAGGAAGAATCAGAAGATGCTGAACCATCTGATTAGCCTGAGGAAGAAGGTGACAAGTCTGAGATTGATAGCTCACCTACAGAGGAAGAAGACAACTCGGAGAAAGACCGTGAGGAACCAACCATCCTAACCCAGCCcaaaaccagaaaaaaaaaaaagcacgtTATTCAAGAAAATGAGGAGGAAGACCTTGAAGAGGAGCCGTCTATTCCAGTCCTTGCAGGCAAGAGAAAGGACAAGGGTAAAGCAAAAATGGCAACAACTCCAGCCTCTGAAGATGAGATGGAGCAAGTCGATGCTAAGCTGGCTGCTGCAGCAGCCAGAGCTATGCCTACACCTAAGCAAGCTAAGCAACTACTTGCGGTTATTGCTGCCATCACAACTGAGGGCCAGGCAGCTGATGCATTAACTCAAAAACCTCCACAGCAAACTCCTAGCCAGCCTATTCGCACAAGTCCAAGACAATCCAGCAAACAAAAAGGCAGTACGTCTACAGGTACTTCTACAGCAACCCCAGCCACAACTCCTCTCACCAGCCGCGCAGcgaaaaagacaaagacattGCCAGCTACTTCCCCAAAAGCTTCACCAAAGGATGAGCTGCGTAGTGCATCCAAGAAGTGCTGATAGCATCCCGTCATGCACTCCAGTCCCCACCACAGGGGAGTACTCTATCCTTACTagttcatattttaaaaaaaaaaattatgtttgtcAATTTGTATGCCTTTGTTATGTatgcttgtgaggacacagcatctctcaagtttggggggatTGTGTCCGAATGCATGTGTTTatgtatgtgtttatgtttgtgttgtgtgaagctctgttatctgttatttgtgtatggatttgaaaacctaataAAGATAACTTGAGTGTTATTCAGTATTTATGAGAATGCCAAGTAGAGATAGTTATAGATAGAAGTGAAATTATGTCCCAACACTTAGACTTTGGTTGAATTGTATGAGACTGTTAGAGCAAAgccaaaagaatagaaaatatctTAAGTTTGAAGGGAGAAGCAAGTTGATTGACTGTGATATTTATGAGATAAAACTCTACTCCAATGGCTCaagttgctgagtaaccaAATCTGAGTATGTACCCCATATGCAGAATTGTGTAAAAGGTAGCAAGAGTTATGAGCAATGCTgtagcaaataaaaaaaaaagtcctaTGTCTAAGGCATTGAGTAGTCAGGTCTGTTCATGAAccccatgttcagccttgagtaAAAGATACCTTTAGATGAGATTATACCGCAaatattgctgcagcaactctGATCTGGGCATGGTTTAagtaattgggtgtcatcattacaagtgattgacattcacatgaaagataAATGTTACAGTAAGGAGGTTGATTACTCCCCAGTTTATCAATGTAAAACAATCACAGTTTGAATATGTGAAATTTATGCTACCCCGTTTATGAATGAAGTATATCACTGCTAAAATTTATGCAGTCCTTTGGTGATGTTACAGCATATCTGGAATTCAATCAAAGgaagcacacacacacaatggACAGAAAGAAGCTTAAGTCTAGAACTGATTTACTATGGCATTTTGTATGATTGGGATTGTGATCTGAAGGTGGAAGAATccttgcaaatttgataaaagagctAAAGTTGTGTGCATGTTTGTTTGCGGAAAATGTTAGTATGTGTCATTACTTGAAGGcaagtaatggtttaagtttgggggtgtgataactctaagaaatgagagttattacatcaattctagacttgaatcaGGATCatttagagaacaaataaggtgtttttattacattttgcttaaacattcattttagttgagtattaataagttttgcttgaattatagtaatttgtactaaaaacatatgcataattgtaggttctTGGAAAGTCTTAATTCATGAGGGGATGTCGAGGCATTAGAtgagcaagaggaggaaagaagacggtcataaaagaagaaaagcacaatCGGGAGTAATGCAGTGCTGTTGTGGATGTTAGAGCAACCCGTGCTATAGCAATCTGGAAGTAAATGTCGGAGAAAACTTAGGCTCAGGTCAGcacatgtttcctaatttaacgcACGCACGCTCATGGGCTTgtgtttaccctaatttgcaatataaaatgGAGGCAATACCACAAAGAAAGGCGGCAAggaaattatcattagaaTAATCACAAAGGAACGAAGAAGGAGAAGATCAGAATTGAAGAGTGTTGTTTTGGTAACATTGGAGAATCGTGCAGAATTACTTGGCTTTGATTTTCACcgtgctcaacttatatttatcttcttcttttaattgttttgatgtATTCCGAgatcaatatatttatgattatttttgtcatctagattatgaactaaatttacttgtagttgagtgacaaataatccaatgggttcttgactattcttatatgttgttatgttaatgctgtagcattttactctagtagtttttatgagtataactgttatttaggttgaccacccatttaatagtttcagttaagatagagcagcaaaagggcatgtcttagcggacattattagagtattacttgttcttaagtcgagtttcctggattaggttatcttgaatcccataagggcagtacttgaagttaagatttgtgacactctagacataggtgttcaccttgtagggtagagagattAAAGGATATAATGACgtaccataaatatatgagcaactggtcattgttagtagatttaaaggtatgagatttccaacatgcgatagctgaggatgcagatttattctgcccagtgctgcagcacttattgtaacaactggtgctaatttggtaaacaacaatcaccccattaggagagtttgatcattcaactactatattctcaattgaatcttagacacagttaacttagtttatttcattacagtattgttttatttctatCTCTCGCAATTATTAACTACGAtagaattatttgacaattgtttgtttcggttttagttaatttgcactattgtgattgctttagcattttgagtaacatcaatccctgtgaagacgatcttgaatattcatcactttattacttattgtgtatacttgcacattggcattggtagtaattgattataaaaataaatcaacagGGAGATAAGGAGATGCTTCCAGTAAGTTGATTGTAAGAAACATCTAATATTCGGAGGGATGTCATATTTGCCAAGCACCAAGGCAAGCTACCTCTTAAATCATTGCTTGCAATGTACAACTCTTGTAGATGCACCAACGAACAGAGgcctgaaaatttattaattcaaccATTGgtacaataaaacaattaacaaatGCATAACATTCTTTTATAAGTGATTGGTTtgtgtaattatatttttaattgaaaattaaaattatagatcAAGAGGGGAGGGTGGGAGCATCTGATTAACCTTGATCAAGAATCATGCTGCTGTTAATGCCAATAGTAGAACCTGACAGTGATAAGTACTTGAGAGAAGACATCGATTCACCGATGCTTTGAAGAAAGCTGGTGTTGAGTGCACTGCGCATGAATTCCATGTCCAAATGTTCCAAACTCTTGAAATGAGGAAAGCCTAGcagaaacaataaaataaataaataaaaatgttgaaCACGTAAGACGACATTGAGTTCACAATCAACACTTTTCTTTTACCTTGACCACGTACGACACCATTGACTTCACAACCAATCACCGACAGATTTTTTAACGAAGGGAATATTGATGCAATGCTTTACAGAAGGCTTATATGGAGAGGGGAATCgttcaatttcaaatattccAAGTTGGTGAAATTGTGCAACTCTGTTTCGAAGCAATAATTTTAGCTTTATTAACAATacggaaaaataattaattatttaacagtttatttataaatttggcCACATATGTACcgtttattaataatatggataattaattaattaattagctgcttatttataaatttggcCACATTTGTACCTTTTACTTACCTTGAGTAGTAATTGTCACTGTTTCCGTAAAATTATTAGACGAAAGGTAAAGATTGTTGAGGGATGGGAATGATCCCATTGACTGTAACAACTTGCTTCCATCTCTAACTCCAACTCTCGATAGATCAAGGCTTTTCAACTTCCTCAAACCGCTGTAACCtatttaataacaataattaggATAGGatttaagaaaatcaaaattcattgTCTAAATTTAGAGCTAAACGAAATAactgattaatttaattaggagtcaatttgtattttatgcTTTGGGCAAAGATCAGTATCATTTTTCAATCGCtgcaaagattaaaaaattaaaatgaaatctttattacattttgtttttgaaataataatattacgtcctatttttgaaataatataaattctatgtttctttatttttatttttatttttttgtaccTTTTGGGCCTTCCCTaatcaaatgaataaaatttatgtaattgaataatattttaaatgtttaccTTGAGGAACCACAAgattgttgatttcattgaaGCTCATGTCCAACAATTCTAAGTTGTTGAAGGAATTGAATTCTGCAAACATAAACAGACTTAAGACTTAAAAcagagtaaattaattaataaatttaaagaaattaaaacgtCATTAGAATTTCGTCTAAACCAAACCAAatagtatttaattaattgattgaaaaaGTATGCTTACTTTGTATGTAATTCCTTCAGgctaatcaaattaaatattaaattatgtcGATAATACAGAAGTCTAGCTGGCATATATAAAATGAGAAAGCAGGGCTTAGACTTACCTCGAACATTGAATGTTCCTTTGAATCTCGTACCACTTAAACTAAGAGACTTCAATTTACTCAAAcctgtaaaataataaaccaaaTGGCAAAGAATCCAGCTAATTTGTATAAGTTAGcattttttatggtatttgTAGTACCTTTTGAGACCACAAATTTATCAATCTTGTTCCCGCCAATGTCTAGCTCCTCTAAATCTCTCAAAGAATCTAATTCTGTAATAAGTACAAATTGAGTTGAATGTTTCAAACCtcaccaaataataataataataataataataataataagttgtgGAGGTGTTTGGTTCACTattggagtttttttttaatcttaaattcaaGACATGAAAGTACAAGATGAAATTACGAGAAACATAAaaacttgtatttataaattgcttaaaactgttttttttaatattaatcataaaaaaattgaattcaaagcCTTGAATCTTATTTTAGCAAGTTAATGAAAgaacttgaagttttaattatgTACCTTTAACGTCAATACTTCCTTCCAATCtattccaaaataaatttaatgatctTAATGGTGAAAGATGAGTTAGAGATGATAAAATGCTATTATTGAATGAGTTTCCACTTAAATTAAGCATCTTCAAGTTGTTCAATCTTGATAGCCTCTCTATACCtgcaagtaaaataaaaaaaagatcataGATACTGgtgtaatttcaaaattaatcatttaaaaaaaagtcaaaattgtCGACTAAATGAATATGCATATAATTGCTCGGTCTTGATATTCAACttaaattaggggggagaaagtaaattaattaaattaaacgaAGCACCTTCATTCTCAACACAACTGGCTATTTTGTTGTCAGTTAAATCAAGTGACTCAAGTTGTTGGAAGGGAGTAAACAAAGAAGCATTCAGATACCAGTACTCTCCCCCATACGTGTCAGAAAGGTCTAGCGCTATCACTCGGCTCATGGTGTTGCTGCACTCAACCCTTTCCCACTGACAACAATCAGTAGCTCCCTCACCATCTCCCCAGTcgtaaagaaaattataaggaTCATTGAGGAAATGTTTGAGTCGCAAAAGAGCAAATCTCTCATGATCCAAACATCCCTCACTTCACCCAccttcaaatattattaataacaaaacaaacattatcaccatttttttattttgaaccaCCCATTCTAACTATAtctttaagatttaaaaaacacacacactctTTCTATCTTTGTAACCAACCAGAGGGCTATACGCCATTTGCTTATAACGCATGTAACTATTTATACACCCAACTAGCTTATAGTTGACTTTTTTAGT contains:
- the LOC102613611 gene encoding receptor-like protein 56, whose protein sequence is MSRVIALDLSDTYGGEYWYLNASLFTPFQQLESLDLTDNKIASCVENEGIERLSRLNNLKMLNLSGNSFNNSILSSLTHLSPLRSLNLFWNRLEGSIDVKDSLRDLEELDIGGNKIDKFVVSKGLSKLKSLSLSGTRFKGTFNVREFNSFNNLELLDMSFNEINNLVVPQGYSGLRKLKSLDLSRVGVRDGSKLLQSMGSFPSLNNLYLSSNNFTETVTITTQGFPHFKSLEHLDMEFMRSALNTSFLQSIGESMSSLKYLSLSGSTIGINSSMILDQGLCSLVHLQELYIASNDLRGSLPWCLANMTSLRILDVSYNQLTGSISLSPC